A region of Kribbella sp. NBC_01245 DNA encodes the following proteins:
- the pgsA gene encoding phosphatidylinositol phosphate synthase: MLNRFRQFWTTIISPIANLLLRLGVSADAVTLVGTFGVCAGALVFFPRGELWIGCLVITAFVFSDLIDGYMARKSGTSSKWGSYLDSTLDRLGDGAIFGGLVLFYSRTGDDIMSGIALWALVMGATTSYARAKAESLGLHASGGLAERADRLVAVLVIAFFADVLDLPILLKIVLSLLAIASTITVVQRTLSVHAQVKAERAASSGAEADAEPDTPTA, encoded by the coding sequence ATGCTTAACAGATTCCGGCAGTTCTGGACCACCATCATCTCTCCGATCGCCAATCTTTTGCTGCGGCTCGGGGTCAGTGCCGACGCGGTGACGCTGGTCGGCACCTTCGGCGTATGCGCCGGTGCGCTGGTGTTCTTCCCGCGCGGCGAGCTGTGGATCGGGTGCCTGGTCATCACGGCGTTCGTCTTCAGCGACCTGATCGACGGCTATATGGCCCGCAAATCCGGCACATCGTCCAAGTGGGGGTCGTACCTCGACTCCACCCTGGACCGCCTCGGCGACGGCGCGATCTTCGGCGGCCTGGTGCTGTTCTACTCGCGCACGGGCGACGACATCATGTCCGGCATCGCGCTGTGGGCACTCGTCATGGGCGCCACCACGTCGTACGCGCGAGCCAAGGCCGAGAGCCTCGGCCTGCACGCCAGCGGTGGTCTGGCCGAGCGGGCCGACCGGCTCGTGGCCGTGCTGGTCATCGCCTTCTTCGCGGACGTGCTGGACCTGCCGATCCTGCTGAAGATCGTGCTGTCACTGCTGGCGATCGCGAGCACCATCACCGTCGTGCAGCGCACCCTGTCGGTGCACGCCCAGGTCAAGGCTGAGCGTGCAGCCTCCAGCGGCGCAGAAGCAGACGCTGAGCCTGACACGCCGACTGCCTGA
- the thrS gene encoding threonine--tRNA ligase, with protein MSEVKVHLIGVEGEAERSVTETTTIGELFASIFGADRSAIAAKVNGELRDLNKVIEDGDEIEPVRNDSEDGRAIIRHSTAHVLAQAVQELFPDAKLGIGPPVENGFYYDFDVATPFTPEDLTKLEKKMQQIIKERQRFSRRVVSDDDARIELANEPYKLELIGIKGNSAEAADGASVEVGAGELTIYDNLRKDDSVAWKDLCRGPHVPATGYLGSFKLMRVAAAYWRGSEKNPQLQRIYGTAWESKDALKAHLNHLEEAAKRDHRKLGTELDLFSFPDEIGSGLAVFHPKGGVLRKEMEDYSRRRHVEDGYDFVYSPHITKGQLFETSGHLDWYADGMYPPMHLDEERGADGEIRKQGQDYYLKPMNCPMHNLIFRSRGRSYRELPLRLFEFGTVYRLEKSGVIHGMTRARGFTQDDAHIYCTRDQMRDELKNLLTFVLNLLADYGLDDFYLELSSKNPDKFVGSDEVWEEATNTLREVAEESGLDLVPDPGGAAFYGPKISVQARDAIGRTWQMSTIQLDFNLPERFELEYTASDGSRQRPVMIHRALFGSIERFVAVLTEHYAGVFPPWLAPVQVIGIPITDGHVDYLFDIAKQLKAKGIRIDVDASDDRMQKKIRNAQKSKVPFMLIAGDEDVANGNVSFRFRDGSQKNGVPIAEAIAEIVEAVEKRVQV; from the coding sequence GTGTCAGAAGTCAAGGTCCATCTGATCGGCGTTGAGGGCGAGGCCGAGCGGAGCGTGACCGAGACGACGACGATCGGGGAGCTGTTCGCCTCGATCTTCGGCGCGGACCGCTCCGCCATCGCCGCCAAGGTCAACGGCGAGCTGCGGGATCTGAACAAGGTGATCGAGGACGGCGACGAGATCGAGCCCGTCCGCAACGACAGCGAGGACGGCCGGGCGATCATCCGGCACTCCACCGCGCACGTGCTGGCCCAGGCGGTGCAGGAGCTGTTCCCGGACGCGAAGCTCGGCATCGGCCCGCCCGTCGAGAACGGGTTTTACTACGACTTCGACGTGGCCACGCCCTTCACCCCGGAGGACCTGACCAAGCTCGAGAAGAAGATGCAGCAGATCATCAAGGAGCGGCAGCGGTTCAGCCGCCGGGTGGTCAGCGACGACGACGCGCGGATCGAGCTGGCCAACGAGCCGTACAAGCTCGAGCTGATCGGCATCAAGGGCAACAGCGCGGAGGCGGCCGACGGTGCATCGGTGGAGGTCGGCGCCGGTGAGCTGACGATCTACGACAACCTCCGCAAGGACGACAGCGTCGCCTGGAAGGACCTCTGCCGCGGGCCGCACGTGCCCGCCACCGGATATCTCGGCTCCTTCAAGCTGATGCGCGTCGCCGCGGCGTACTGGCGGGGCAGCGAGAAGAACCCGCAGCTCCAGCGCATCTACGGCACGGCGTGGGAGTCGAAGGACGCCCTCAAGGCGCACCTGAACCATCTGGAGGAGGCCGCCAAGCGCGACCACCGCAAGCTCGGCACCGAGCTGGACCTGTTCAGCTTCCCCGACGAGATCGGTTCGGGGCTGGCCGTCTTCCACCCGAAGGGCGGTGTGCTGCGCAAGGAGATGGAGGACTATTCCCGCCGCCGGCACGTCGAGGACGGCTACGACTTCGTCTACTCGCCGCACATCACCAAGGGCCAGCTGTTCGAGACCTCCGGGCACCTCGATTGGTATGCCGACGGCATGTACCCGCCCATGCACCTCGACGAGGAGCGCGGCGCGGACGGCGAGATCCGCAAGCAGGGCCAGGACTACTACCTGAAGCCCATGAACTGCCCGATGCACAACCTGATCTTCCGCTCGCGCGGCCGGTCGTACCGTGAGCTGCCGTTGCGGCTGTTCGAGTTCGGTACGGTCTACCGGCTGGAGAAGTCGGGCGTCATCCACGGCATGACCCGGGCCCGCGGCTTCACCCAGGACGACGCGCACATCTACTGCACGCGCGACCAGATGCGCGACGAGCTGAAGAACCTGCTGACGTTCGTGCTGAACCTGCTGGCCGACTACGGCCTGGACGACTTCTACCTCGAGCTCTCCTCCAAGAACCCGGACAAATTCGTCGGTTCGGACGAGGTCTGGGAGGAGGCGACCAACACTCTGCGCGAGGTCGCCGAGGAGTCCGGCCTGGACCTGGTCCCGGATCCGGGTGGTGCCGCGTTCTACGGCCCGAAGATCTCCGTGCAGGCTCGCGACGCCATCGGCCGGACCTGGCAGATGTCGACGATCCAGCTGGACTTCAACCTGCCCGAGCGGTTCGAGCTGGAGTACACGGCCTCCGACGGCTCGCGCCAGCGCCCGGTGATGATCCACCGCGCCCTGTTCGGGTCGATCGAGCGGTTCGTGGCCGTGCTGACCGAGCACTACGCGGGCGTCTTCCCGCCGTGGCTCGCGCCGGTCCAGGTCATCGGCATCCCGATCACGGACGGGCACGTCGACTACCTGTTCGACATCGCGAAGCAGCTCAAGGCCAAGGGCATCCGGATCGACGTGGACGCCTCGGATGACCGGATGCAGAAGAAGATCCGCAACGCCCAGAAGTCCAAGGTGCCGTTCATGCTGATCGCGGGTGACGAGGACGTGGCCAACGGCAACGTCTCGTTCCGCTTCCGCGACGGCAGCCAGAAGAACGGCGTCCCGATCGCCGAGGCCATCGCGGAGATCGTCGAGGCCGTCGAGAAGCGCGTTCAGGTATGA
- a CDS encoding phosphatidylinositol mannoside acyltransferase produces the protein MAAVDLAFAAGWGTVRRLPEPVVTWLFNHVADQVVRRQGNGVRRLRSNLAAVRPDAGDAELDALTRAAMRSYLRYWQEAFRLPDWNDARIVGRVKTVNEKLLRDAHDAGRGVICALPHLANYDHAGAWAGRTGMPVSTIAERLRPESVYERFIAYRRKLGMEVLPLTGPGSEDAVAVLAERLRAGGFICLVADRDLSEKGVPVDFFGRTARMPAGPAALSVRTGAPLIPATLHYDGPDLVITFHDVVEKGPLATMTQQCADAFASGIAAHPQDWHMLQRVFLD, from the coding sequence ATGGCTGCTGTCGATCTCGCCTTTGCCGCCGGCTGGGGCACGGTCCGCCGACTGCCCGAGCCGGTGGTCACCTGGCTGTTCAACCACGTCGCCGATCAGGTCGTACGTCGCCAGGGCAACGGGGTACGACGCCTCCGGTCCAACCTCGCGGCGGTCCGTCCCGACGCCGGTGATGCCGAGCTCGACGCGTTGACGCGGGCGGCCATGCGGTCGTACTTGCGCTATTGGCAAGAGGCCTTCCGCCTGCCCGACTGGAACGACGCGCGAATCGTCGGCCGGGTGAAGACCGTCAACGAGAAGCTGTTGCGGGATGCGCACGACGCCGGCCGTGGCGTGATCTGCGCGCTGCCGCATCTGGCCAACTACGACCACGCAGGCGCCTGGGCAGGTCGGACGGGCATGCCGGTCTCGACGATCGCGGAACGGCTGCGGCCGGAATCCGTCTACGAACGGTTCATCGCCTATCGCAGGAAGCTCGGCATGGAGGTGCTGCCGCTCACCGGCCCTGGTTCCGAGGACGCCGTCGCGGTGCTGGCCGAGCGGCTGCGCGCGGGTGGTTTCATCTGCCTGGTCGCCGATCGGGACTTGTCCGAAAAAGGTGTACCGGTCGACTTCTTCGGCCGCACGGCCCGGATGCCCGCCGGCCCTGCCGCGCTGAGCGTACGCACGGGCGCACCGCTGATCCCGGCCACCCTGCATTACGACGGCCCCGACCTGGTGATCACCTTCCACGACGTGGTGGAGAAGGGGCCGTTGGCAACGATGACCCAGCAGTGCGCGGACGCCTTCGCCAGCGGTATCGCCGCTCATCCGCAGGACTGGCACATGTTGCAACGCGTGTTCCTAGACTGA
- a CDS encoding RNA polymerase sigma factor — MVVPPDAELVARLRARDEATFALLLDEWSGGMTRLARTFVSTDASAAEVVQETWLAVIQGIDRFEQRSSVKTWVYRILTNIAKRRSVREHRITPMTSLTDAGPTVAPDRFQQQGEPYPGHWREFPEAWQPEKFAMAAEIHTELAAALAELPERQRAVITLRDVEGCTATEVCELLEISAANQRVLLHRARAFVRGKLEEYFRRAGS; from the coding sequence ATGGTGGTACCGCCCGACGCCGAGTTGGTCGCCAGGTTGCGCGCTCGCGACGAAGCGACCTTCGCGCTGCTGCTGGACGAATGGTCGGGCGGTATGACGCGACTGGCCCGCACCTTCGTCTCCACCGACGCCTCCGCGGCCGAGGTGGTGCAGGAGACCTGGCTCGCGGTGATCCAGGGCATCGACCGGTTCGAGCAGCGGTCATCGGTCAAGACGTGGGTCTACCGGATCCTCACCAACATTGCCAAGCGCCGGAGCGTTCGCGAACATCGCATCACCCCGATGACGAGCCTCACCGACGCCGGCCCCACCGTCGCGCCGGACCGGTTCCAGCAGCAGGGCGAGCCGTATCCGGGCCACTGGCGCGAGTTCCCCGAGGCCTGGCAGCCCGAGAAGTTCGCGATGGCCGCCGAGATCCATACCGAACTCGCCGCCGCCCTCGCGGAACTGCCCGAGCGGCAGCGTGCGGTGATCACGCTTCGCGATGTGGAGGGATGTACGGCGACCGAGGTCTGCGAACTGCTCGAGATCTCAGCCGCGAACCAGCGAGTGCTGCTGCACCGCGCGCGGGCGTTCGTCCGTGGCAAGCTGGAGGAATACTTCAGGAGGGCCGGGTCGTGA
- a CDS encoding TIGR03086 family metal-binding protein has product MSKQADRFERVSADFLARVTAVPADRWDAPTPCPNWNVREVVAHVINEQRRILATVRKTEVKSLYGVRVAEMGVIPELEPDADLAAAWQEVADGLVVAIDDPACAEVAMPTLVGPLPFADVVEALPVDVLIHSWDLARGTGGDDQLDQEAVVHVFEKLKPLDDAMRQPWAFGPKLTPPLGADVQTEFLCFVGRRP; this is encoded by the coding sequence ATGTCCAAGCAGGCCGATCGTTTCGAGCGAGTCTCCGCCGATTTCCTGGCACGCGTCACGGCTGTACCGGCCGATCGGTGGGACGCGCCCACCCCGTGCCCGAACTGGAACGTCCGAGAGGTCGTCGCCCACGTCATCAACGAGCAGCGCCGCATCCTCGCGACGGTGCGCAAGACCGAGGTCAAAAGCCTGTACGGCGTGCGCGTCGCCGAGATGGGCGTGATCCCTGAGCTCGAGCCGGACGCGGACCTCGCCGCTGCGTGGCAGGAGGTCGCCGACGGACTGGTGGTCGCGATCGATGACCCGGCCTGCGCCGAGGTGGCCATGCCAACGCTGGTCGGACCGTTGCCGTTCGCCGACGTGGTCGAGGCCTTGCCGGTGGACGTGCTGATCCACTCCTGGGATCTCGCGCGTGGCACTGGGGGCGATGACCAGCTCGACCAGGAGGCCGTCGTACACGTCTTCGAGAAGCTCAAGCCGCTCGACGACGCCATGCGGCAGCCGTGGGCGTTCGGTCCGAAGCTGACGCCGCCGCTGGGTGCGGACGTACAGACGGAGTTCCTCTGCTTTGTCGGGCGCCGGCCGTGA
- a CDS encoding HIT family protein, with the protein MAENCLFCGIAAGTSPSQLIEENDLAVAFMDINPATPGHLLVIPRAHSTDLREAKAEDLTAATLMAQELVTRVIDRLGADGANLLSCIGPVAWQSVFHTHLHVVPRYQDDPLKLPWIPSSGDADAIAEVAAKLKV; encoded by the coding sequence ATGGCTGAGAACTGTCTTTTCTGTGGGATTGCGGCTGGAACCAGCCCCTCGCAGCTGATCGAGGAGAACGACCTGGCGGTGGCGTTCATGGACATCAATCCGGCGACGCCCGGGCATCTGCTGGTGATCCCGCGAGCGCATTCGACCGACCTTCGCGAGGCCAAGGCGGAGGACCTGACCGCGGCCACGTTGATGGCGCAGGAACTGGTCACCCGCGTGATCGACCGCCTCGGCGCCGACGGCGCGAACCTGCTCAGCTGCATCGGGCCAGTGGCCTGGCAGAGCGTCTTCCACACGCACCTGCACGTCGTTCCGCGCTACCAGGACGACCCGCTGAAGCTCCCGTGGATCCCGTCGTCGGGCGACGCGGACGCCATTGCCGAGGTCGCCGCCAAACTGAAGGTGTAA
- a CDS encoding SRPBCC family protein yields the protein MNLSSIEVDQFFPHPPAKLWRALTEPELIAQWLMPGDFKLEVGHVFTLQGKPIDATGFSGLIRVEVLGFEPLTFLRVGWQDAADPDAVDWTITWTLRPEGRGTRLFLLHDGFDPDNPLQQQARSIMNGGWRTGIPKALAKLLDQI from the coding sequence GTGAATCTCAGCAGCATCGAGGTGGACCAGTTCTTCCCACATCCGCCGGCCAAGCTTTGGCGAGCGCTGACCGAGCCGGAGTTGATCGCGCAGTGGCTGATGCCCGGCGACTTCAAGCTGGAGGTCGGCCATGTCTTCACGCTGCAGGGCAAGCCGATCGACGCGACGGGGTTCTCAGGGCTGATCCGCGTCGAGGTGCTCGGCTTCGAACCGCTGACGTTCCTCCGTGTCGGCTGGCAGGACGCGGCCGATCCCGACGCCGTCGACTGGACCATCACCTGGACGCTGCGCCCGGAGGGCCGTGGCACGAGGTTGTTCCTCCTGCATGACGGCTTCGATCCCGACAACCCGCTCCAGCAGCAGGCGCGTTCGATCATGAACGGCGGCTGGCGGACCGGCATACCGAAAGCACTCGCGAAGCTTCTTGACCAGATCTGA
- a CDS encoding MFS transporter, whose protein sequence is MSTLGKRLLPLQVATFLQGFALWVPVEKLFMTEIGFDAASVGLMAAAYAALVPVVEIPSGVLADRWSRRGVLMIAGIALAVSTVGGGLSDGVPAYIAAAMALGVYFAMFSGTLDAVVYDTVLEETGDSASFERRIGQVRLIESIALVTSALAGGWIASLAGTRSTYFLSIPFVIASVLALTRFREPTLHRGSERTDLRRHFALTYRAILHRGRLLPLVAASIATTVILQSVFEFGPLWLIDLASPAVLYGPFWAVLVATLGLGGLLAGRIDLGRRTTIAGVVAVMIGTGLVLTTAVPFLGVTAAFVTLALLVVVAGIHLTRVMHDAVDSTVRAGVASGVGAVSWLAFVPFALAMGSTSKADGVHTAGWLLTGVIVLAGLALAWGSLRKISAEPERVLLESR, encoded by the coding sequence ATGAGCACACTAGGCAAGCGACTACTCCCCTTGCAGGTGGCGACATTTCTCCAGGGCTTCGCGCTGTGGGTGCCGGTGGAGAAGTTGTTCATGACCGAGATCGGGTTCGACGCGGCGTCGGTCGGCCTGATGGCGGCGGCCTATGCCGCGTTGGTGCCCGTGGTCGAGATCCCGTCCGGGGTGCTAGCCGATCGCTGGAGCCGGCGCGGCGTGCTGATGATCGCCGGTATCGCGCTGGCCGTGAGCACGGTCGGCGGTGGGCTCAGCGACGGCGTTCCGGCGTACATCGCGGCGGCGATGGCGCTTGGCGTCTACTTCGCGATGTTCTCCGGCACGTTGGACGCCGTCGTGTACGACACGGTGCTGGAGGAGACCGGGGACAGCGCCAGCTTCGAGCGGCGGATCGGCCAGGTCAGGCTCATCGAGAGCATCGCGCTGGTGACGAGTGCGTTGGCCGGCGGCTGGATCGCCTCGTTGGCCGGGACTCGTAGCACCTACTTCCTCTCGATCCCGTTCGTCATAGCGTCTGTGCTTGCCCTGACGCGATTCCGCGAGCCGACGCTTCATCGCGGGAGCGAGCGCACCGACCTGCGCAGGCACTTCGCGCTGACCTACCGGGCCATCCTGCATCGCGGCCGCCTGCTGCCCCTGGTGGCGGCGTCGATCGCGACCACGGTGATCCTGCAGTCGGTGTTCGAATTCGGCCCGCTCTGGTTGATCGACCTGGCCTCGCCTGCCGTCTTGTACGGGCCGTTCTGGGCCGTGCTCGTCGCCACGCTGGGCCTCGGCGGACTACTCGCGGGACGGATCGACCTTGGCCGCCGTACGACGATCGCGGGCGTGGTAGCGGTCATGATCGGTACGGGCCTCGTGCTGACCACGGCCGTCCCGTTCCTCGGAGTGACTGCCGCCTTCGTGACGCTCGCGCTGCTCGTCGTGGTGGCGGGCATCCACCTCACCCGGGTCATGCACGACGCCGTCGACTCGACCGTACGCGCGGGAGTGGCGTCCGGGGTTGGCGCGGTTTCGTGGCTGGCGTTCGTACCGTTCGCGCTGGCGATGGGCAGCACCAGCAAGGCGGACGGCGTACACACGGCCGGCTGGTTGCTCACCGGCGTCATCGTGCTCGCCGGCCTCGCCCTCGCTTGGGGCAGCCTTCGCAAGATAAGCGCCGAGCCCGAGCGTGTCCTCCTGGAGAGCAGATGA
- a CDS encoding glycosyltransferase family 4 protein: protein MRIGLVCPYSLGTPGGVQNHVRDLAEALLARGHDVSVLAPLEEGATPPPYVVSAGHPVGVPYNGSIARLTFGPRTAARVRSWLADGAFDVVHVHEPTTPSASIIALWSGEGPFVATFHTWQVRSRAMSAAAGLLRPALEKIDARIAVSENARSMMVQHIGGEAVVIPNGLYVDSFASGRIRPEWQGEGGTISFLGRLDEPRKGLGVLLAAVPQLVSRRPGLRVLVAGAGHSEDARRSLPAEYRDAVSFLGPIDDQAKVDMLTGSDLYVAPHLGGESFGIVLLEAMASGAPVVASDLAAFRQVLDNGRLGELVEPGNVPALSDRILTLLADPSGRDKLRQAGLTAVRRYDWSELIDEITAVYDLVTRGPAG, encoded by the coding sequence ATGAGGATCGGGCTGGTCTGTCCTTATTCGCTCGGCACTCCGGGTGGCGTTCAGAACCACGTCCGCGATCTGGCCGAGGCGCTGCTGGCCCGGGGGCATGACGTGTCGGTGCTCGCGCCACTCGAGGAAGGCGCCACCCCACCGCCGTACGTCGTCTCCGCTGGCCATCCCGTTGGCGTGCCGTACAACGGGTCGATCGCCCGGCTGACGTTCGGGCCTCGTACGGCGGCTCGCGTCCGTTCGTGGCTGGCCGATGGGGCGTTCGACGTCGTCCATGTGCACGAGCCGACTACGCCGAGTGCCTCGATCATCGCGTTGTGGTCGGGGGAGGGGCCGTTCGTCGCGACGTTCCACACGTGGCAGGTCCGATCGCGCGCGATGAGTGCCGCCGCGGGGTTGTTGCGGCCCGCCTTGGAGAAGATCGACGCGCGCATCGCGGTCTCGGAGAACGCGCGCTCGATGATGGTCCAGCACATCGGTGGCGAGGCCGTCGTGATCCCGAACGGCCTGTACGTCGACAGCTTCGCGAGCGGGCGGATCCGGCCGGAGTGGCAGGGCGAAGGCGGCACGATCAGCTTCCTCGGCCGCCTCGACGAACCCCGCAAAGGCCTCGGCGTCCTCCTCGCCGCCGTACCTCAACTCGTGTCCCGTCGACCTGGCCTCCGGGTGTTGGTCGCGGGCGCGGGTCATTCCGAAGACGCCCGCCGGTCGTTGCCTGCGGAGTACCGGGATGCCGTCAGTTTCCTCGGGCCGATCGACGACCAGGCCAAGGTCGACATGCTCACCGGGTCAGACCTGTACGTCGCGCCACACCTCGGTGGCGAGAGCTTCGGCATCGTCCTGCTGGAAGCGATGGCCTCGGGCGCCCCCGTCGTCGCGAGCGACCTCGCGGCCTTCCGCCAAGTCCTCGACAACGGCCGCCTCGGCGAACTCGTCGAACCGGGCAACGTCCCCGCCCTCTCCGACCGCATCCTCACACTCCTCGCCGACCCCTCCGGCCGCGACAAGCTCCGCCAGGCCGGCCTCACCGCCGTCCGCCGCTACGACTGGTCCGAACTAATCGACGAAATAACCGCCGTCTACGACCTGGTCACCCGAGGTCCGGCAGGCTGA
- a CDS encoding anti-sigma factor family protein has product MTDLHCAEFVEMVTAFLDGALDPAAERRFVDHLALCDGCDAYLHQIRATVQTLGDLPPGDLPPETRATLLEAFRKLG; this is encoded by the coding sequence GTGACCGATCTGCACTGCGCCGAGTTCGTCGAAATGGTCACCGCGTTCCTCGACGGCGCGCTCGACCCCGCCGCCGAACGCCGCTTCGTCGACCACCTAGCCCTCTGCGACGGCTGCGACGCCTACCTCCACCAAATCCGCGCCACCGTCCAAACCCTCGGCGACCTACCCCCCGGCGACCTCCCGCCCGAGACCCGCGCCACCCTGCTCGAGGCCTTCAGGAAGCTCGGGTGA
- a CDS encoding HIT family protein, which yields MTGTPDSPYQPGEVAEQGGTGAQDAFMRLWTPHRMAYITGENKPVGTSAGDGCPFCRIPGLPDEEGLVVRRAETAYAVLNLYPYNPGHLMVVPYRHVADYTELTEAEVADLAMLTQQAMRTIRAVSGAHGFNIGMNQGDVAGAGIAAHLHQHAVPRWGGDTNFMPVVAQTRVLPQLLSDTRDLLAKAWITE from the coding sequence ATGACCGGCACCCCGGATTCGCCGTACCAGCCCGGTGAGGTCGCCGAGCAGGGCGGCACCGGGGCGCAGGACGCGTTCATGCGGTTGTGGACGCCGCACCGGATGGCCTACATCACCGGCGAGAACAAGCCGGTGGGTACGTCGGCCGGTGACGGCTGTCCGTTCTGCCGGATCCCGGGCCTTCCCGATGAGGAGGGCCTGGTGGTCCGGCGGGCCGAGACGGCGTACGCCGTGCTGAACCTCTACCCGTACAACCCCGGCCATCTGATGGTCGTGCCGTATCGCCATGTCGCGGATTACACCGAGCTGACCGAGGCCGAAGTGGCCGATTTGGCGATGCTGACGCAGCAGGCGATGCGGACGATCCGGGCGGTTTCGGGCGCGCACGGGTTCAACATCGGCATGAACCAGGGCGACGTCGCCGGCGCCGGGATCGCGGCTCACCTGCATCAGCACGCCGTGCCGAGGTGGGGTGGCGATACCAACTTCATGCCGGTCGTCGCGCAGACACGGGTCCTGCCGCAGCTGCTCAGCGACACGCGCGACCTGCTAGCGAAAGCGTGGATCACCGAATGA
- a CDS encoding ArsR/SmtB family transcription factor, with product MTPRPSAVAESTEDRIFNALASPVRRKVLGLLRDNGPTPVQDLADHFDMARPSLSEHLRALREAGLVSERKEGRQRFYRLEAVPLAELQDWLHPYERFWRERLNAFGDVLDQMEDE from the coding sequence GTGACTCCAAGACCATCGGCCGTTGCCGAGAGCACCGAAGACCGGATCTTCAACGCCCTCGCCAGTCCGGTACGGCGCAAGGTGCTCGGGCTGCTGCGGGACAACGGCCCGACGCCGGTTCAAGACCTTGCCGACCATTTCGACATGGCCCGGCCGAGCCTTTCCGAGCATCTGCGGGCGCTGCGAGAAGCCGGCCTGGTCAGCGAACGCAAGGAAGGCCGTCAGCGGTTCTACCGGCTGGAGGCGGTGCCGCTCGCGGAGTTGCAGGACTGGCTCCACCCGTACGAGCGGTTCTGGCGCGAGCGCCTCAACGCGTTCGGTGACGTGCTCGACCAGATGGAGGACGAGTGA